The sequence TGCTGTTCAAAGGTCTGTTCGGCCAGGAGTTTGCCCAGCAGCCCCTCGGCAAAGGGGGCGACGCCGTCCGTTTCGATGGCATGGATGGCCCCCAGCCGCTTTGCACGTCCCTCGTCCGTATCGGCCGCGCACTGCGTGTCGCAAAGCACGAGGGCGTGGAAACGTTCGGGATGCTCCTGCGCCGCTTTCAGGGCGACGTACCCGCCCATGGAGAGGGCGCAGAGTATCGCCTTGTCGATCCGGAGGGCGTCCATCAGTGAGAGCAGGTCCTGGACGAAAAGGGGGATGGAGAAGGGCTCCTCGCCGCTTTCGCTCTCCCCGTGCCCCCGCAGATCGTAGGCGATGACGCGGCAGTGTTCCCGGCATGCTTCCATCTGCCGTTTCCACATGGAACGGTTGAGGGGAAAACCGTGCAGAAAGATCAGTGCGGGTTTGTCGATGGGCCCCAGGTCGTCATAGCTGATTTCGATACCGTTGACCGTCGTTGTCATAGGAACTCCTTTTCGCACGCCGTTTTCTATATTCTAGCAGAAACTTCGCCTTCTTTCATAATAAATATTTATACTGTATTTGTGCCCGTTGTTGCATCTTTTCTGCTGAGCGCTGCCGGTGGTGTTATAATGGAACAGCGTGTGGAGAGGGGCGAAACGGGAGCGGTTCGTCAAAGGAGAAGAGGATGAAAACGCTGTGCAAGATCAGGCTCGGCCCGGATGAAAAGCCGGATAAAAGTCTCCGGAAACTGCTGGCATCGCCGAAATACTACTGCCGTAAGTGTCTGCGGGCGGCGGCGGAGAAGGGTGCGCTCTGCAAGCCGGAGAAGCTGTGAGCTCCGTTGCTGCGGAGGTGTGCTTCAAAGGTGTGCCGTCAGGCGGTCGATAATGGCGGTGAAGGATTGCGTCAGCAGCGCCGTATTATCGGCGGTCAGGACGGGGACATGGAGAAAGAGACAGTGGTGTGCTCCCGCGGTACCCTGCACCCGCTCCAGGCAGCGGTAGTAGAGGGTGTTGCAGACGAAGTCCCCGGCGTCGTCACTGAGGGCCGTCAGCGCCAGCCCGTCGGCGAGGCGGGAAAGATTGAGGTCGCTGTGCAGGACGCTTCCTTCCAGGAGAGCCTGCGTTTCCAGCTCGAGCCGGCTGCGCGTTTCGGCCATGCCGCAGCAGAGCAGCACCTTCGGCCGCAACCGCTCGAAGGCGTCCAGCACCATCCGGGGAGCAAGCTCAGGGTCGACGGGGAGATGGCGCAGGTAGTCGCAGGCGCCGCCTCTGGCATCGATGAAATGCTGCAGCAGGTCATCCGAGGCGTTGGAGGTATGGTGCGGCAGCCAGGGGGCGAAGGTGGTGATCAGTATGCTTTTTCTCATGGTCTGTTTGCAGCCTGTGTCGTTCTTTGGAACAGTATAGCGGGATTGGCCGCAGCGGGGAACCCCGGTCGTATGCAACTTGCCTTTCCGCTGTTTAATAAACTGTTGGCGTGCCTTTATACGCTTTTAAATGTTGCAGGATTAAGATAATCATATCTTATTTGAGGAGTGTGTAAGATGTATGCAAACGGTACGATTGTCGTCGTGGCGGACCTGGGACGGCTCAAGGCATACCGAGTCGTCGTCACGGAGGGAAATGACCCGCACGAAACGATGCAGGTCAGTCATGCCAATCCGATGGATACGAAAACGACGGCGGTGCACCTGGAACTGCTGACCGAGCGGGACTACGTGGACGCACGTCACCCCGTTTCAGAGTCGATGAGCGACAAACCGGGACGGTTTGACGTTTCCACCGGTGAACCGCATAACATGCTGCTGGAAAAAGATCGCCGGGGACTCGAGGCGGTCGCCGATGATATCAACGCCCTGATCACGGACGCGGCACCTGAAACGTGGTGCCTCGCTTTCCCGAAGGAGACGAACGGCCAGTTGACGGCATTGCTTGATACGCGTATCGTCGACACGCTTGCCTGCAATCTCGCGAAAAACCTTGCGCAGACACCTAAAGAGGAACTGCTCTCCCACTTCGCCTAACGGGGAGCTTCCCCGCCTTCACGAGCGTGATAGATTTCCATCGGCATGCCGATGGCGATGGGGTTGTGCAGCATGACGCTGCGTTTGGCGTCGCCGTCGGTAACGAAGAGATCGTAGGGGACGTAGAGAAGGCGGGCCGATATCTTCTTTTGTACCTGGGCCTTCTCTTCGAGGTGGATGCGGATCCCCTGGGGCGAGGGCGCGTTGTACTGCTCGGGGATGGTGACGCGCGCCACGAGGGCGACGGCGTCGATATCGCCCATCTTCACTTCGCCCCTGAGGCGTTCGAGCAGGGTTTCGTAGCACTGCTTCTCTTCCCCGTCGTCACAGGCCATATCGCGGACGGTGCCGTCCTGGATCAGCAGCTTGGCGAAAGGGACGAGGGGGCAGTCGTTTTCCAGGGCCAGCATGGCGTCGGCGACGCAGCGTTCCACCATCTCGAACAGTTTCTCTTCGTCGGTCATTTTTTTCCTTTCAGGGCCGCGTGCCCCTTGTACCATTTGCAGCGCTTTTTCTGCTTGATGGTATAGACGTTGTACTGAAACTTCTTGCCACAGTCGGAACAGGCAAAGACGGCACGGTTCTTTGCTTTCATATAGCGCACAAACAGGAAGTTGCCGACCTGGTCGCCTTCGCGGTAGACGGTTTTTTCCTTCTGCGAGGCCAGTGCGGCTGCCTGTTCGGCATCTTCGCGCTGCCGGCGCTGCCATAGCGGTTCGTCGTCCTCTTCAAAACGGCTGCTGTCGACACTGTAGTGCTCGGTCATCGGTAGAACGCCTTGGCGGGGGCAGAAAAGACAGGGCTCGGGAAGTATGTAGACATGGAATCATTATATCCTATCCGGCACCACGGTTAAAACCGCCAAAATTTCGTCCGTGACCATACATTTTGTCCGTGGGTGTGTTATGATCTTGTTAATAGAAAAGTACTAACAAAAAGTGTTAACGATGGAATATGAACTCAATATTCGCGAAGTCATCTATGCCCTCTCAGAAGCCCTCGACCTTGTCGGCATCGACGATACGCGCCACGGCAAGCGGGTGGCCTTCA is a genomic window of Sulfurimonas sp. HSL1-2 containing:
- a CDS encoding alpha/beta fold hydrolase encodes the protein MTTTVNGIEISYDDLGPIDKPALIFLHGFPLNRSMWKRQMEACREHCRVIAYDLRGHGESESGEEPFSIPLFVQDLLSLMDALRIDKAILCALSMGGYVALKAAQEHPERFHALVLCDTQCAADTDEGRAKRLGAIHAIETDGVAPFAEGLLGKLLAEQTFEQQPGTVDAVREMIISTPPHTLVRSLRAMRERDETCSKLFQLTLPVLILVGEADRIAPPEASVYMHNALPHAELVIIEGAGHLSNLENPEAFNSALLRFLETHCA
- a CDS encoding peptidase C15, which encodes MRKSILITTFAPWLPHHTSNASDDLLQHFIDARGGACDYLRHLPVDPELAPRMVLDAFERLRPKVLLCCGMAETRSRLELETQALLEGSVLHSDLNLSRLADGLALTALSDDAGDFVCNTLYYRCLERVQGTAGAHHCLFLHVPVLTADNTALLTQSFTAIIDRLTAHL
- a CDS encoding host attachment protein, whose translation is MYANGTIVVVADLGRLKAYRVVVTEGNDPHETMQVSHANPMDTKTTAVHLELLTERDYVDARHPVSESMSDKPGRFDVSTGEPHNMLLEKDRRGLEAVADDINALITDAAPETWCLAFPKETNGQLTALLDTRIVDTLACNLAKNLAQTPKEELLSHFA